In one Parvibaculum sp. genomic region, the following are encoded:
- a CDS encoding heavy metal translocating P-type ATPase, whose amino-acid sequence MNDTAATTLDPARPDPGLFVREAPGGHARLDLVVQDMHCAGCLRKVERGLHELPGVEYARANLSTKRVAVRWDPEKLKAGAIVARLAEVGFAAVPFDSRLASALDDNEMKSLLRAMGVAGFAAANVMLVSVSVWSGLVTDMDETTRAFFHWVSALIALPAVAYAGQPFFRSALKALKSRTMNMDVPIALAVILATAMSLVQTIVNARHVYFDASVTLLFFLLIGRYLDMQARARACSAAQNLLGLRATAATVIGPDGMQRSVAVENVEPGMRLAIAAGARIPADGEILTGISDVDTSLVTGESLPEPVKPGSAVYAGTLNIGAPLTMRVTKRDDDSLLAEIVRLMESAEQGRARYVRIADRAARFYSPAVHVMAFSTMILWFWLGAHWETALTHAIAVLIITCPCALGLAVPVVQVVATGRLIGQGVFVKSADALERLAQADTIVFDKTGTLTLGRPQLVNGAEIAPGDFAHAVALARLSRHPLARALAEADTAIATPKATDAAEVPGMGLEARFESGTVRLGNADFAGVRDRADKTQHAGPELWLRRASGETICLRFADTLRPDARETIEALRQRGFAVELLSGDREPAVRAAAEALGIAEWRAAARPAEKIARLEELAREGRKVLMVGDGLNDAPALRAAHVSISPADAADVSQTAADFIFQGARLAPLVETVDVAMKSRRLVFQNFGLALAYNAVAVPLAVAGFVTPLIAAIAMSSSSITVIANAMRLSRRNAAAANR is encoded by the coding sequence ATGAACGACACCGCCGCCACGACGCTCGATCCCGCAAGGCCTGACCCCGGCCTTTTCGTCCGCGAGGCGCCCGGCGGCCACGCGCGTCTCGACCTCGTCGTGCAGGACATGCATTGCGCCGGCTGCCTGCGCAAGGTCGAACGGGGCTTGCACGAACTGCCCGGCGTCGAATATGCGCGCGCCAATCTGTCGACCAAACGCGTCGCCGTGCGCTGGGACCCCGAAAAGCTCAAGGCCGGCGCAATCGTCGCGCGGCTTGCCGAGGTGGGTTTCGCCGCCGTGCCCTTCGATTCCCGCCTCGCATCCGCCCTCGACGACAATGAAATGAAATCGCTGTTGCGGGCGATGGGTGTCGCGGGCTTTGCCGCCGCCAATGTGATGCTGGTCTCGGTGTCGGTCTGGTCCGGCCTCGTGACCGATATGGACGAGACGACGCGCGCCTTCTTCCATTGGGTATCGGCGCTGATCGCACTGCCGGCGGTCGCCTATGCCGGGCAGCCCTTCTTTCGTTCGGCGCTGAAGGCGCTGAAATCCCGCACCATGAACATGGATGTGCCGATCGCGCTTGCCGTGATCCTCGCGACGGCGATGAGCCTGGTGCAGACCATCGTCAACGCGCGGCACGTTTATTTCGACGCCAGCGTGACATTGCTTTTCTTCCTGTTGATCGGCCGCTATCTCGACATGCAGGCGCGCGCCCGCGCCTGCTCGGCGGCGCAAAACCTCCTCGGCCTTCGCGCGACGGCGGCAACTGTGATCGGACCCGACGGCATGCAGCGTTCGGTCGCGGTCGAAAACGTCGAGCCCGGCATGCGGCTGGCGATCGCCGCCGGCGCGCGCATTCCGGCCGACGGCGAAATCCTGACCGGCATCAGCGATGTCGACACCAGTCTTGTCACCGGCGAAAGCCTGCCCGAGCCCGTGAAGCCCGGCTCGGCCGTCTATGCCGGCACGCTCAACATCGGCGCGCCGTTGACCATGCGCGTGACGAAACGCGACGACGATTCGCTGCTCGCCGAAATCGTGCGGCTGATGGAATCGGCCGAGCAGGGGCGCGCGCGCTATGTGCGGATCGCCGACCGCGCCGCACGTTTTTATTCGCCGGCCGTCCATGTCATGGCGTTTTCGACCATGATCCTCTGGTTCTGGCTTGGCGCCCATTGGGAAACCGCGCTGACGCATGCGATTGCCGTGCTGATCATCACCTGCCCTTGCGCGCTCGGCCTCGCGGTTCCCGTGGTGCAGGTGGTAGCGACGGGACGTCTGATCGGTCAGGGCGTGTTCGTGAAGTCGGCGGATGCGCTGGAACGGCTGGCGCAGGCCGACACCATCGTCTTCGACAAAACGGGCACACTGACGCTCGGCCGGCCGCAACTCGTCAATGGCGCCGAAATCGCGCCCGGCGACTTCGCGCATGCCGTTGCGCTGGCGCGGCTGAGCCGTCACCCGCTGGCGCGCGCGCTTGCCGAAGCGGATACCGCCATCGCCACACCGAAAGCAACGGACGCAGCCGAAGTGCCCGGCATGGGGCTTGAAGCGCGGTTCGAATCCGGCACGGTCCGTCTCGGCAATGCGGATTTCGCCGGTGTCCGTGACCGCGCGGACAAGACGCAACATGCCGGACCTGAACTCTGGCTTCGCCGCGCAAGCGGCGAGACGATCTGCCTGCGCTTCGCCGACACGCTGCGGCCCGACGCGCGCGAAACGATCGAGGCATTGCGGCAAAGGGGCTTTGCGGTCGAGCTTCTGTCGGGCGACCGCGAACCGGCGGTGCGCGCCGCCGCCGAGGCGCTGGGCATTGCCGAATGGCGCGCCGCCGCCCGGCCCGCCGAAAAAATCGCCCGGCTGGAAGAGCTGGCGCGCGAAGGCCGCAAGGTGCTGATGGTGGGCGACGGGCTCAACGATGCACCGGCGTTGCGCGCCGCGCATGTCTCGATCTCGCCGGCGGACGCCGCCGATGTCAGTCAGACGGCCGCCGATTTCATTTTTCAGGGCGCGCGTCTTGCCCCGCTTGTCGAAACGGTCGATGTCGCGATGAAGTCGCGCCGCCTCGTGTTCCAGAATTTCGGCCTGGCGCTCGCCTACAACGCGGTCGCCGTTCCGCTGGCGGTCGCGGGCTTCGTGACGCCGCTCATCGCGGCCATCGCAATGTCGAGTTCTTCGATCACCGTCATCGCCAATGCGATGCGTCTGAGCCGGCGGAACGCCGCCGCGGCAAACCGATGA
- a CDS encoding YaiI/YqxD family protein — protein MTEIYVDADACPVKDEVVRVAERHGLTVHIVSNSGMRPTGHPLVRPVVVAAGPDAADDWIAERAGIGDIVVTGDIPLAARALEKGAAAIGHNGNPFTQSSIGMALAMRDLMRELRETGDAKGGGPPFSRADRSRFLQALEDAVQAVKRATKA, from the coding sequence ATGACCGAAATCTATGTCGATGCCGATGCCTGCCCCGTAAAGGACGAAGTGGTGCGGGTCGCCGAACGCCACGGCCTCACGGTTCATATCGTTTCGAACAGCGGCATGCGGCCGACCGGCCATCCGCTGGTGCGGCCGGTCGTCGTCGCCGCCGGTCCCGATGCCGCCGACGACTGGATCGCCGAACGCGCCGGCATCGGCGATATCGTGGTCACCGGCGACATTCCGCTGGCGGCCCGGGCGCTGGAGAAGGGCGCTGCCGCGATCGGCCACAATGGCAATCCGTTCACGCAATCGAGCATCGGCATGGCGCTTGCGATGCGCGACCTGATGCGCGAGCTGCGCGAGACCGGGGATGCGAAAGGCGGTGGGCCGCCCTTCTCGCGCGCCGACCGCTCGCGCTTCCTGCAGGCGCTTGAGGATGCGGTTCAGGCGGTCAAGCGGGCGACGAAGGCCTGA
- a CDS encoding TIGR03862 family flavoprotein, which yields MNTSAKSNPAQPAAAPVVAIVGGGPAGLAAAERLADIAEVHVFDAMPSLGRKFLLAGKSGLNITHGEDFETFLTRFGAAREKLEPALRGFTPGDIRQWAAELGVETFAGSSGRIFPKAMKASPLLRAWLRRLADAGVTFHRRHKWNGWTSEGELKFETPDGELPFRADAAVLALGGASWPRLGGDGAWTQLLRAHGVTVNPLRPSNCGFDVAWSPHMAARFAGVPVKSVTLSFGERALRGDFVVTKYGVEGSAIYALSAELREAAERDGRAVLTLDLAPDRDIERLTRELSRPRGKNSLANHLRKAAGIDGARAALLRECIDSLVFDDAALLAVAIKALPLTLIRPRPIAEAISSAGGIALDELDEKFMLRKLPGIFCAGEMLDWEAPTGGYLITACLGTGRAAGDGAREWLAEKR from the coding sequence GTGAACACAAGCGCAAAAAGCAATCCGGCACAACCGGCCGCCGCGCCCGTCGTGGCCATTGTCGGCGGCGGGCCGGCGGGCCTTGCCGCGGCCGAACGTCTGGCGGACATCGCGGAGGTGCATGTCTTCGACGCGATGCCTTCGCTCGGGCGCAAGTTCCTGCTCGCCGGCAAGAGCGGCCTCAACATCACGCATGGCGAAGACTTCGAAACCTTCCTGACGCGGTTCGGCGCCGCGCGCGAAAAACTCGAACCGGCGCTGCGCGGCTTCACGCCCGGCGACATAAGGCAATGGGCGGCGGAACTCGGCGTCGAAACTTTTGCCGGGAGCTCGGGCCGCATCTTCCCGAAAGCGATGAAGGCATCGCCGCTCCTGCGCGCCTGGCTGCGGCGGCTGGCGGACGCCGGCGTGACCTTTCATCGGCGTCACAAATGGAACGGCTGGACCTCCGAAGGCGAATTGAAGTTCGAAACGCCGGACGGCGAACTGCCTTTCCGTGCCGACGCAGCCGTGCTGGCGCTGGGCGGCGCGAGCTGGCCGCGGCTCGGCGGCGACGGCGCATGGACGCAATTGCTGCGCGCACATGGTGTGACCGTCAACCCGTTGCGGCCTTCCAATTGCGGCTTCGACGTTGCCTGGAGCCCGCACATGGCGGCGCGCTTTGCCGGTGTGCCCGTGAAATCGGTGACGCTGTCATTCGGCGAACGCGCGTTGCGCGGCGACTTCGTGGTGACGAAATACGGTGTCGAGGGCAGCGCGATCTATGCGCTGTCGGCGGAACTGCGCGAGGCCGCCGAGCGCGACGGCCGGGCGGTGCTGACGCTCGACCTCGCGCCCGACCGCGACATCGAAAGACTGACGCGCGAACTTTCCCGCCCGCGCGGAAAAAATTCGCTGGCCAATCATCTGCGCAAGGCAGCCGGCATCGACGGCGCAAGGGCCGCGCTGCTGCGCGAATGCATCGACAGTCTGGTCTTCGACGATGCGGCGCTGCTCGCCGTTGCGATCAAGGCGCTGCCGCTGACATTGATCCGTCCACGGCCGATTGCAGAGGCGATCAGCAGCGCCGGCGGTATCGCGCTCGACGAGCTCGATGAAAAATTCATGTTGCGGAAACTGCCGGGCATCTTTTGTGCAGGTGAGATGCTCGACTGGGAAGCGCCGACCGGCGGCTATCTGATCACCGCCTGCCTCGGCACCGGCCGCGCCGCGGGCGACGGCGCGCGGGAATGGCTGGCCGAAAAGCGCTGA
- the ccoG gene encoding cytochrome c oxidase accessory protein CcoG, with protein MADSATSLERLAAEAAGNVRAAADPHGADGERVTAVNSEKNRPLYASRVKVYPKLVGGTFRRLKWIVMALTLTIYYVTPWLRWDRGPSLPDQAVLLDFPARRFYFFFLEIWPQEFYYITGLLILASLGLFLVTSVAGRVWCGYTCPQTVWTDLFIHVERFFEGERSARIRLDRSPWGIAKLARKAAKHAVWILIALATGGAWVFYFADAPTLAADLMRFDAPAIAYISIAVFASTTYLLGGIAREQVCIYMCPWPRIQGAMFDEESLLVSYKDDRGEKRGPHKKGTSWEGRGDCIDCGQCVAVCPMGIDIRDGMQLECIQCALCIDACDAIMDRVERPRGLIAYDTLSNQQRRKAGEPQRLSILRPRTIVYMAAIALVALIMLVALVNRSTLEISALPDRNPLFVTLADGSIRNGYELKILNKEHRERIFRIDIEGLEGAALTRPALAGEEGSTVIVGIDTLRTVKFFVSLPADKLDRLRGGEGMLTFVATDLEDGTRAERTASFRGPAQ; from the coding sequence ATGGCCGATAGCGCCACCAGCCTTGAGCGCCTCGCCGCGGAAGCGGCGGGCAATGTTCGCGCAGCCGCCGATCCGCACGGGGCCGACGGCGAACGGGTGACCGCCGTCAATTCGGAGAAGAACCGGCCGCTCTATGCGAGCCGCGTCAAGGTCTACCCGAAGCTCGTCGGGGGCACGTTCCGGCGCCTGAAATGGATCGTCATGGCGCTGACGCTGACGATCTACTACGTCACGCCCTGGCTGCGCTGGGATCGCGGCCCGAGCCTGCCGGACCAGGCGGTGCTGCTCGATTTCCCGGCGCGGCGTTTTTATTTCTTCTTCCTCGAAATCTGGCCGCAGGAATTCTACTACATCACCGGGTTGCTGATCCTCGCATCGCTCGGTCTTTTCCTCGTGACGAGCGTCGCCGGCCGCGTCTGGTGCGGCTATACCTGCCCGCAAACGGTGTGGACCGATCTCTTCATTCACGTCGAACGCTTTTTCGAAGGTGAACGTTCGGCGCGCATCCGTCTCGACCGTTCGCCCTGGGGGATCGCCAAGCTGGCGCGCAAGGCGGCGAAACACGCGGTCTGGATTTTGATTGCTCTGGCGACCGGCGGCGCCTGGGTCTTCTATTTCGCCGACGCGCCGACGCTCGCCGCCGACCTCATGCGCTTCGACGCGCCCGCCATCGCCTATATCTCGATTGCCGTTTTCGCCTCGACGACATATCTGCTGGGCGGCATCGCCCGCGAGCAGGTCTGCATCTATATGTGTCCCTGGCCGCGCATCCAGGGCGCGATGTTCGATGAGGAATCGCTGCTGGTCTCCTACAAGGACGATCGTGGCGAAAAGCGCGGACCGCACAAAAAAGGCACGAGCTGGGAAGGTCGCGGCGACTGCATCGATTGCGGCCAATGCGTCGCCGTCTGCCCGATGGGCATCGACATTCGCGACGGCATGCAGCTTGAGTGCATCCAGTGCGCGCTCTGCATCGACGCTTGCGATGCCATCATGGACCGCGTCGAGCGGCCGCGCGGGTTGATCGCCTACGACACGCTGAGCAACCAGCAGCGCCGCAAGGCCGGTGAGCCGCAGCGCCTCAGCATCCTGCGCCCGCGTACGATCGTCTATATGGCCGCAATCGCGCTGGTTGCGCTGATCATGCTGGTCGCGCTCGTCAACCGCTCAACCCTCGAAATCAGCGCCCTGCCCGACCGAAATCCGCTTTTCGTCACCCTCGCCGACGGCAGCATCCGCAACGGCTACGAGTTGAAGATCCTCAACAAGGAGCATCGCGAGCGCATTTTCCGCATCGACATCGAAGGGCTCGAAGGCGCCGCGCTGACGCGGCCGGCGCTTGCGGGCGAGGAGGGCTCGACGGTGATCGTCGGCATCGATACGCTGCGGACGGTGAAGTTCTTCGTCAGCCTGCCGGCCGACAAGCTGGACAGGCTTCGCGGCGGCGAGGGTATGCTGACTTTCGTCGCGACAGATCTCGAGGACGGCACGAGAGCCGAGAGAACGGCAAGCTTCAGAGGCCCGGCACAATGA
- the msrA gene encoding peptide-methionine (S)-S-oxide reductase MsrA, with the protein MKRFAVLLGLWTVLIAPAAAAEEAMAIFAGGCFWCMEPPYDKLDGVIRTTSGYSGGEKPNPTYKEVSSGRSGHIEVVEVVYDPAVVSYEKLLHVFWRNIDPVRANAQFCDVGPQYRSAIFYGNESERERAEASKAELEASGRLHLPIATEILEAAPFYPAESYHQDYYLKNPARYAYYRWGCGRDQRLKEIWGDEAGGH; encoded by the coding sequence TTGAAACGCTTCGCCGTCCTGCTCGGCCTCTGGACCGTGCTGATCGCGCCCGCCGCCGCGGCCGAAGAAGCCATGGCGATTTTCGCCGGCGGCTGCTTCTGGTGCATGGAACCGCCCTACGACAAGCTCGACGGCGTGATCCGCACGACATCGGGCTATAGCGGCGGCGAGAAGCCGAACCCGACCTACAAGGAAGTCTCGTCCGGCAGGAGCGGCCACATCGAGGTGGTCGAGGTCGTCTACGATCCGGCGGTCGTGAGCTATGAGAAACTGCTCCACGTCTTCTGGCGCAACATCGACCCGGTGCGCGCGAACGCGCAATTCTGCGACGTGGGTCCGCAATATCGCAGCGCCATCTTTTATGGAAATGAAAGCGAGCGCGAACGCGCCGAAGCCTCGAAAGCTGAACTCGAAGCGTCGGGCCGGCTTCATCTGCCCATCGCCACCGAGATTCTTGAAGCCGCTCCCTTTTATCCCGCCGAAAGCTATCATCAGGACTACTATCTGAAAAATCCCGCGCGCTACGCCTATTACCGCTGGGGTTGCGGACGCGACCAGCGGCTGAAGGAAATCTGGGGCGACGAAGCGGGCGGGCATTAG
- a CDS encoding DUF2189 domain-containing protein: MSDVSSATNGGMRFPPVRKVRSDAPWVWLARGWADMCAVPAVSFTYGIFFFVLSLLLVSTLFLFDLGALVPVIASGFLLVGPLLAVGMYEASRRLEAGLPVRLADVALVSAQSPAQLAFLGAMLMGAMLIWVRIATLLFALFFGSQTMPQLGEFVPALLLTPHGLGLLVVGTATGGVLALICFSISVVSVPMLMARDIDAVTAVLTSIETVRRNFWPMMIWGWIIAFLTAFGIATLFVGLVFVFPLLGHATWHAYRDLVSGT; encoded by the coding sequence ATGAGCGATGTGTCGTCGGCGACGAACGGCGGTATGCGCTTTCCGCCGGTGCGGAAGGTGCGGTCCGATGCGCCATGGGTCTGGCTTGCGCGCGGCTGGGCCGACATGTGCGCCGTTCCGGCGGTCAGCTTCACCTATGGCATTTTCTTTTTCGTGCTGTCGCTGTTGCTGGTCAGCACGCTCTTTCTTTTCGATCTCGGCGCGCTGGTGCCGGTCATTGCGTCGGGCTTTTTGCTTGTCGGACCGCTGCTTGCCGTCGGCATGTACGAGGCGAGCCGGCGGCTCGAAGCCGGACTGCCGGTGCGGCTTGCCGATGTTGCCCTGGTATCGGCGCAAAGCCCCGCGCAGCTTGCCTTTCTCGGCGCGATGCTGATGGGCGCCATGCTGATCTGGGTGCGGATCGCGACCTTGCTGTTTGCGTTGTTCTTCGGTTCGCAGACGATGCCGCAGCTCGGCGAATTCGTGCCGGCGCTGCTGTTGACGCCGCACGGGCTCGGCCTGCTCGTCGTCGGCACGGCGACGGGCGGCGTGCTGGCGCTGATCTGTTTTTCGATTTCGGTCGTGTCGGTGCCGATGCTGATGGCGCGCGATATCGATGCGGTGACGGCGGTGCTGACCAGCATCGAGACGGTGCGGCGCAATTTCTGGCCGATGATGATCTGGGGCTGGATCATCGCCTTCCTGACCGCCTTCGGCATAGCGACGCTGTTTGTCGGGCTCGTCTTCGTCTTCCCGCTGCTCGGCCATGCGACGTGGCATGCCTATCGGGATCTCGTATCCGGAACCTGA
- a CDS encoding FixH family protein: MTIGNGDYRPTNRFGALTGRRVLFAFVGFFGVVFAVNGFFIYKALSTFDGVEVDGAYQKGRAYNHLLERMEEQRRLGWQATIATGKAPAGTRLRVTFAKADGAALTGLNVEGTFWRPVAAGADMRLPLAETAPGIYESVFDLAHDGNWLVRIAAAGPDGETFVQEERVIVSAGR; the protein is encoded by the coding sequence ATGACCATCGGTAACGGCGACTATCGCCCCACAAACCGCTTCGGCGCGCTGACCGGCCGCCGCGTTCTCTTTGCCTTTGTCGGCTTTTTCGGCGTCGTCTTCGCGGTCAACGGCTTCTTCATCTACAAGGCGCTTTCGACGTTCGACGGCGTGGAGGTCGACGGCGCCTACCAGAAGGGGCGCGCCTATAATCATCTTCTCGAACGCATGGAAGAACAGCGCCGCCTCGGCTGGCAGGCGACAATCGCAACCGGCAAGGCGCCGGCCGGCACGCGCCTGCGCGTGACCTTCGCAAAGGCCGACGGCGCGGCCCTGACCGGCCTCAATGTCGAGGGCACATTCTGGCGTCCGGTCGCCGCCGGCGCGGACATGCGCTTGCCGCTCGCCGAGACGGCGCCCGGCATCTACGAATCGGTTTTCGATCTCGCCCATGACGGCAACTGGCTGGTGCGCATCGCGGCGGCGGGACCGGACGGCGAAACCTTCGTGCAGGAAGAACGCGTCATCGTAAGCGCAGGCCGATGA
- the ccoO gene encoding cytochrome-c oxidase, cbb3-type subunit II translates to MKKKFTHATIEKSPMLLLVLTLVVVAIGGLVEIVPTFLIKSTIEDVKGVRPYSPLELAGRNIYIREGCYACHSKMIRSLRAEVERYGHYSLAAESKYDHPFQWGSKRTGPDLARVGGKYSDEWHRLHMADPRSVVPESVMPGYPFLERTPLDYRNIEGALRALSIAGVPYDAEAIENAKADLEAQATPFADTDGLMQRYPKAIARDFDGNPAMISELDALVAYLQMLGTLVDFNAYETSDFKQ, encoded by the coding sequence ATGAAAAAGAAGTTCACACACGCCACGATCGAAAAGAGCCCGATGCTGCTGCTGGTGCTGACTCTGGTCGTCGTCGCCATCGGCGGTCTCGTTGAAATCGTGCCGACCTTCCTGATCAAGAGCACCATCGAAGACGTCAAGGGCGTTCGCCCCTACAGTCCGCTCGAGCTTGCCGGCCGCAACATCTATATCCGCGAAGGTTGCTACGCCTGCCACAGCAAGATGATTCGCTCGCTGCGCGCCGAAGTCGAACGCTACGGACATTACTCGCTGGCGGCGGAGAGCAAATACGATCATCCCTTCCAGTGGGGATCGAAGCGCACAGGCCCCGATCTGGCGCGCGTCGGCGGCAAGTATTCCGACGAGTGGCACCGGTTGCACATGGCGGATCCGCGTTCCGTGGTGCCTGAATCCGTGATGCCCGGCTATCCCTTCCTCGAAAGGACGCCGCTCGATTACCGCAACATCGAGGGCGCCTTGAGGGCCCTTTCGATCGCCGGCGTTCCCTATGACGCCGAGGCAATCGAGAACGCCAAGGCCGATCTCGAAGCCCAGGCCACGCCCTTCGCCGACACCGACGGCCTGATGCAGCGTTACCCGAAGGCCATCGCCCGCGACTTCGACGGCAATCCCGCGATGATTTCCGAACTCGATGCGCTGGTCGCCTATCTGCAGATGCTGGGCACGCTGGTCGATTTCAACGCCTACGAAACCTCCGACTTCAAGCAATAG
- a CDS encoding cbb3-type cytochrome c oxidase subunit 3 encodes MEPETTYSLVRTWAGAGGLVLMMVLFALALVYALRPGNKQKFDRLARLPLQDGDGPDDKAGDRMEARK; translated from the coding sequence ATGGAACCCGAAACAACCTATTCACTGGTACGGACATGGGCGGGCGCCGGCGGCCTGGTGCTGATGATGGTGCTCTTCGCTCTGGCGCTGGTCTACGCATTGCGGCCCGGCAACAAGCAGAAATTCGACCGTCTGGCGCGCTTGCCGCTCCAGGACGGCGACGGCCCCGACGACAAGGCGGGTGACCGCATGGAGGCAAGGAAATGA
- the msrB gene encoding peptide-methionine (R)-S-oxide reductase MsrB, with translation MSRRNFLGGTAVAAALAAAGLTLRGKSAEADEAASTVFEVTKSEAEWRAQLTPVQYRVLRDHGTERAGTSPLDQEKRIGTYHCAGCDLPLFASATKYDSRTGWPSFYAPLDNAIGTSEDKSFFTVRTEVHCRRCGGHLGHVFEDGPPPTGLRYCMNGVAMTFRPSSPA, from the coding sequence ATGTCCAGACGAAATTTTCTGGGTGGAACGGCGGTCGCCGCGGCGCTGGCGGCGGCCGGCCTGACGCTACGCGGCAAGAGCGCCGAAGCCGACGAAGCGGCGTCGACGGTTTTCGAGGTGACGAAGAGCGAAGCCGAATGGCGCGCGCAACTGACACCGGTGCAATATCGCGTGCTGCGCGACCACGGCACCGAACGCGCCGGCACAAGCCCGCTCGACCAGGAAAAGCGCATCGGCACCTATCATTGCGCCGGTTGCGACCTGCCGCTCTTTGCCTCTGCAACGAAATACGACAGCCGCACCGGTTGGCCGAGTTTCTACGCGCCCCTCGACAATGCCATCGGCACATCGGAAGACAAAAGCTTCTTCACGGTGCGGACGGAAGTGCATTGCCGCCGCTGCGGCGGACATCTGGGCCACGTCTTCGAGGATGGGCCGCCGCCGACGGGCCTGCGCTATTGCATGAACGGCGTCGCGATGACTTTCAGGCCTTCGTCGCCCGCTTGA
- the ccoP gene encoding cytochrome-c oxidase, cbb3-type subunit III, whose translation MTDSPKNEIDDVTGVETTGHEWDGIRELDNPMPKWWLYTFYACIIWSFAYWIVMPAWPYLTTEGWTYTKGVIGYDQREVVARELGAVAEGRADEMKQIATLALEDVAADAALMEVALAAGKAAFGDNCAPCHGSGAQGSWGFPNLNDDVWLWGGTLEDIRTTLAHGIRWEADSDTRQNVMMAYGRDGILTRREVADVAEFVLALSGRDHDADAATRGAETFGEQCVTCHGADGKGNRELGAPNLTDAVWLYGGDRASIIESVSNGRSGVMPAWGERLDASTINALTLYVHSLGGGE comes from the coding sequence ATGACCGATAGCCCGAAAAACGAAATTGACGACGTCACGGGCGTCGAAACCACCGGACACGAATGGGACGGCATCCGCGAACTCGACAACCCGATGCCCAAATGGTGGCTCTACACCTTCTACGCCTGCATCATCTGGTCATTCGCCTATTGGATCGTGATGCCTGCCTGGCCTTACCTCACGACGGAGGGATGGACCTATACGAAGGGCGTGATCGGTTATGACCAGCGCGAAGTCGTGGCGCGGGAGCTCGGCGCCGTCGCCGAAGGGCGTGCCGACGAGATGAAGCAAATCGCCACGCTGGCGCTTGAGGACGTCGCGGCCGACGCCGCGCTGATGGAAGTGGCGCTCGCAGCCGGCAAGGCCGCCTTCGGCGACAATTGCGCGCCCTGCCACGGCTCCGGCGCACAAGGCTCGTGGGGGTTTCCGAACCTCAACGACGACGTGTGGCTCTGGGGCGGCACGCTTGAAGACATCCGCACCACGCTGGCGCACGGCATCCGCTGGGAAGCCGACAGCGATACCCGCCAGAACGTCATGATGGCTTACGGCCGGGACGGCATCCTGACGCGCCGCGAGGTGGCCGACGTTGCCGAATTCGTGCTGGCGCTATCGGGCCGGGACCACGATGCCGATGCGGCGACGCGCGGCGCCGAAACCTTCGGCGAGCAATGCGTCACCTGCCACGGCGCCGACGGCAAAGGCAACCGCGAGCTCGGCGCGCCGAACCTGACCGACGCCGTCTGGCTCTATGGCGGCGACCGCGCCTCGATCATCGAATCCGTGTCAAACGGACGCAGCGGCGTCATGCCGGCTTGGGGCGAGAGGCTCGATGCGAGCACAATCAACGCCTTGACACTTTATGTGCATTCTCTCGGAGGCGGCGAGTAG
- the ccoS gene encoding cbb3-type cytochrome oxidase assembly protein CcoS: MNILVFLIPAALLLGLLGLGAFLWSLKSGQYDDLEGAAERILFDDEDDRPDEGRPDDGGPDDDRTAS; encoded by the coding sequence ATGAACATTCTGGTGTTCCTGATACCGGCGGCGCTGCTGCTCGGGCTGCTCGGACTTGGCGCCTTTCTCTGGTCGCTGAAGAGCGGACAGTATGACGATCTCGAAGGCGCCGCCGAGCGCATCCTTTTCGACGATGAGGATGACAGGCCGGATGAAGGCAGGCCGGATGATGGCGGGCCGGACGACGACAGAACCGCTTCGTGA